The following coding sequences lie in one Prevotella nigrescens genomic window:
- the trxB gene encoding thioredoxin-disulfide reductase, with translation MEKVKTLIIGSGPAGYTAAIYASRSNLQPVLYSGLQPGGQLTTTTIIENFPGFKDGIDANQLMLEMKAQATNVGADVRDGSIVRADLKKRPFIIEDERGNIIEANTLIIATGASAKYLGLSDEEKYRGQGVSACATCDGFFYRKRTVAVVGGGDTACEEAMYLSGLAKKVYMIVRKPYLRAAEIMRKRVEEKENIEILYNTNTLGLFGENGVEGAHLVRFKGEANEEKYDIQIDGFFLAIGHKPNTDLFKGQLELDPQGFIVTHGPSTATSVEGVFAAGDVADPIYRQGVVAAGSGAKAAIEAERFLQDKGEK, from the coding sequence ATGGAGAAAGTAAAGACATTAATCATAGGTAGTGGACCCGCTGGATACACGGCTGCTATCTACGCAAGTCGCTCTAATTTGCAGCCAGTGCTATACTCTGGTTTGCAACCGGGCGGACAATTGACAACTACAACCATTATCGAGAACTTCCCCGGATTCAAAGACGGCATCGATGCCAACCAGTTAATGCTGGAAATGAAAGCCCAGGCTACCAACGTTGGAGCCGATGTCCGCGATGGTTCCATCGTGAGGGCAGACCTTAAGAAACGTCCTTTCATCATCGAAGACGAGCGTGGCAACATCATCGAAGCAAACACGCTCATTATTGCAACGGGTGCAAGCGCCAAGTATCTTGGTCTGTCCGACGAGGAGAAATACCGCGGTCAAGGTGTCAGTGCCTGCGCTACCTGCGACGGTTTCTTCTACCGCAAGCGCACAGTAGCCGTTGTTGGTGGTGGCGACACTGCCTGCGAAGAGGCTATGTACCTGTCAGGTTTGGCAAAGAAAGTGTACATGATAGTGCGCAAGCCCTACCTCCGTGCAGCCGAAATAATGCGTAAACGAGTTGAAGAAAAAGAGAATATAGAAATCCTTTACAACACGAATACGCTCGGACTCTTCGGCGAAAACGGTGTGGAAGGGGCACACTTGGTACGCTTTAAAGGCGAAGCCAACGAAGAAAAGTATGATATTCAAATAGACGGTTTCTTCCTCGCAATCGGTCATAAGCCTAACACCGATCTGTTTAAAGGGCAGTTAGAACTCGACCCGCAAGGCTTCATCGTAACCCACGGACCGTCTACTGCCACAAGCGTAGAAGGTGTTTTCGCTGCCGGCGACGTTGCCGACCCAATCTATCGCCAGGGAGTGGTGGCTGCCGGAAGTGGTGCAAAGGCTGCCATCGAGGCTGAACGCTTCTTGCAAGACAAGGGCGAAAAGTAA
- a CDS encoding deoxynucleoside kinase, with the protein MHIAIAGNIGAGKTTLTTMLAKRYGWKAQFEPVDNNPYLADYYNDMKRWSFNLQIYFLNKRFRDVVEISRSNDTIIQDRTIFEDARIFAPNLYDMGLMSNRDFDNYTQLFDLMLSLVKLPDLLIYIRSSVPHLIEHIQRRGRDYEQTMRIDYLRGLNERYENWIKTYDGELMIVDGDSIDFAENPQDFKRIEDMIDARLFGLFPPK; encoded by the coding sequence ATGCACATAGCAATAGCAGGAAACATCGGAGCAGGCAAAACAACACTTACTACAATGCTTGCCAAACGATATGGCTGGAAGGCACAGTTCGAACCGGTCGACAACAACCCCTATTTGGCAGACTATTACAACGACATGAAGCGCTGGTCGTTCAATCTTCAGATATATTTTCTTAATAAACGCTTCCGCGACGTAGTTGAAATATCGCGCTCCAACGACACTATCATTCAGGACCGCACCATTTTCGAGGACGCACGCATATTCGCTCCCAACCTTTACGACATGGGACTGATGAGCAATAGAGACTTCGACAACTACACACAGCTGTTCGATTTGATGCTGAGCCTGGTGAAACTGCCCGACCTCCTTATATATATAAGGAGTAGCGTGCCGCATCTTATCGAGCACATTCAACGCAGGGGGCGCGACTACGAGCAGACCATGCGCATAGATTACCTACGCGGATTGAACGAAAGATACGAGAACTGGATTAAGACCTACGACGGTGAACTGATGATAGTTGATGGCGACAGCATCGACTTTGCAGAAAATCCGCAAGACTTCAAACGCATCGAGGACATGATAGACGCACGCCTGTTCGGACTGTTTCCCCCGAAATAG
- a CDS encoding deoxynucleoside kinase, whose product MHIAIAGNIGSGKTTLTTMLAKRYGWKPRYESVEYNPYLDDYYKNIKRWSFAMEVFFLKERFKDLLEISRSDTDVIQDRTIYEGVYVFTANNYTMGNLDERDYETYMELFEDMTDAVRYPDLMIYLQASVSHLVANIEKRGRNYEQRMPLDYLENINKRYEDFIKNQYKGRVLTINVDELDYQNNPKDFGFITDKIDRELFGFF is encoded by the coding sequence ATGCACATTGCAATAGCAGGAAACATTGGTAGCGGAAAAACTACTTTAACCACCATGTTAGCCAAACGCTATGGGTGGAAACCACGCTACGAGTCGGTAGAATACAATCCGTATCTCGACGATTACTATAAAAACATAAAGCGATGGTCGTTCGCCATGGAGGTATTCTTCCTGAAAGAACGATTTAAAGACTTGTTGGAAATCAGTCGTTCAGACACTGACGTCATTCAGGACCGCACCATCTACGAAGGCGTTTACGTGTTTACGGCAAACAACTACACGATGGGCAACCTTGACGAGCGCGATTACGAAACCTATATGGAACTCTTCGAAGACATGACCGACGCCGTTCGATACCCCGATTTAATGATTTACCTACAAGCATCGGTCAGTCATTTGGTTGCAAACATAGAGAAACGAGGTCGCAACTACGAACAACGCATGCCGTTGGACTATCTTGAGAACATCAATAAACGCTACGAAGACTTTATAAAAAATCAGTATAAAGGGCGCGTACTTACCATAAACGTAGACGAACTCGACTACCAGAACAATCCAAAAGACTTTGGTTTCATTACCGACAAGATAGACCGGGAACTCTTCGGATTTTTCTAA